GGGTGATTCCGCAAACCTTGACCCGCGGGGATTCGCCTTGCGTCAACCGCCGCGCGCTCCGTCGTGCTTGGGGCGCCCCACCAGCGCCGCGGCCGCGGCGCGCAGGTCGTCTTGCCGCATCAGCGACTCGCCCACGAGCACTGCATCTACCCCGCCCGCCCCCAGCCGGTCCACGTCCGCCGCCGTCCGGATGCCGCTCTCCGCCACGAGCGTCACCTCCGCCGGAACGCTCGCGCCGATGCGCAGCGACAGCGCCAGGTCGGTCGTGAAGGTGTCGAGGTCGCGGTTGTTCACGCCCACCAGGCGGGCCCCGGCGCCAAGCGCGCGCTCCAGCTCCTCGTCGTCATGCACCTCCACCAGCACGTCCATTTCCAGCTCGGCCGCCAGCGCATGGAGCTCGCGCAATGACGCGTCTTCGAGGATGCGGACGATGAGCAGCACGGCGTCGGCCCCCGCGGCGCGCGCCTCGTGCACCTGCACGGGATCGACGATGAAGTCCTTGCGGATGACGGGCAGCGGCACGGCCGCGCGCACCTCGCGCAATGCGTCCAGGCTGCCGCCGAAGAACTCGCGGTCGGTGAGAACGGACACGGCCGCGGCGCCCG
The genomic region above belongs to Longimicrobiaceae bacterium and contains:
- the trpC gene encoding indole-3-glycerol phosphate synthase TrpC, translating into MSLTPGILSRIVEKKHSEVQEILPRTAELVAAAKDAGPARGFAAALRRAGEVRLLAEVKRRSPSAGEIRAGANPAAVARAYESAGAAAVSVLTDREFFGGSLDALREVRAAVPLPVIRKDFIVDPVQVHEARAAGADAVLLIVRILEDASLRELHALAAELEMDVLVEVHDDEELERALGAGARLVGVNNRDLDTFTTDLALSLRIGASVPAEVTLVAESGIRTAADVDRLGAGGVDAVLVGESLMRQDDLRAAAAALVGRPKHDGARGG